The Hymenobacter sp. DG25A nucleotide sequence AAGCCGCTGCTGGCTTTCAGTGGGGCGTATCTGTTCACGCTTACCGTTACGCACCTGCTGCCGGAGGCCCTGCAGCTTTCCCCCAATTCGCACCGGGTAGGCTACTTTGTGCTGGCCGGTTTCTTTGGGCAGTTGCTGCTGGAGGTGTTCTCGCAGGGCGTGGAGCACGGGCATATTCACCATCATACCGGCCATGGCGGGCGGGTGCCCTTTCTCCTGCTGTTTGCCCTGGTGCTGCACTCTTTTATGGAAGGCAGTATTCTGGTGCGCACCCCGGAGGCCGGCGACATTGCCCGGAACTTTTATACCGTGGTAGCGGGCGTGGCGCTGCACCATATTCCGGCGGCCATTGCCCTGATGGCGGCGCTCATGCTTCGCTTAGGAAGCTTTACGAAGGCCCTGCCTTATCTGCTGCTCTTCGCGCTGGCCTCCCCGGCCGGTGTGTTGGTGAGCAACTACGTAGCGCTGGATGCCCTGCTGCATAACGGCTGGTACGCGGCGCTGCTGGGCCTGGTGGCCGGCAATTTTCTGCACGTATCCACCACAATTCTCTTTGAAACCAGCCCCGAGCATCGCCTGAATATGCCCAAGCTGACGGCCACCGTGCTGGGCGCCGGGCTGGCGCTGCTGGTCAGCTAGTCTATTTTATTCTATATCGAAGGTGGGGGCGGAGCCACCCAATAGGCGCTCCAACTGGGCGGCGCGGGCCTGCTGGCGCTGTAGCTCGGCCTGCAGGCTGAGCAGCCGCTGACGCATGGCCAGTACAATATCCACGCCTTCGGGGCTCAGGCCCAGGTCGTGCTGCAGGCGGGCCAGGCGGGCCAGATGGTCAGGCTCAGCCAGAATGGCATCGGGCGCTTCGGCGCGCTGCACCAGGCCAAACTCCGTGAACTCCCGCAGGTCAGTTTCGCTCAGCCCATAAACGGCCGCGCACTCCCGGTAGGTAATGGTGATGATGTGCGTTTCCATACTCTTCAATTGTCAGTTTCCGATGAATGGCAGCCAGTTGCCTGGCAAAGCGCCCTGTTAACGGGCCACCTCTATTCCTTGCGCAGCTCCGCCAGCTGTTGAAACAGTTCCTTTTCCTTATCGCTCAGGTGCTTGGGCAGCGTTAAGGTAAGGCGCAGGTACAAGTCGCCGAACTGACCGGCTTGCCGGTAAACCGGGAACCCCTTGCCGCGCAGCCGCAGCCGCGTGCCGTTCTGGGTTTCGGGCTTGATGTTGATTTTCACTGGCCCGGAGAGGGTTTCCACCACCTGCTCGCCACCCAGCAGCGCTTTGTAAATGCTGACGGGAACCTCCATGGTCAGGTCGTGGCCGGTGCGGGTGTAGCGTGGGTCGAGCTTGATGCGGAAGGTAATGTAGAGCGAGCCATTGGGGCCGCCGTGGCGCCCGGGGCCGCCCTGGTCGCGCAGCCGGATGGTCTGGCCGTCTTCCACGCCGGGTTGAATGGTGATGCGTAGGTTTTTGCCGTTGACAGTGAGCGTACGCGGCCCGCCCCGGTAGGCTTCTTCCAGCGTGAGTTCCAGCTCGGCCTGGTAATCCTGGCCGGCGCCGGCGCGGGCACCTCCGCTGCGGCCGCCTCCGCCACCCATGCCGCCAAAAATGGAGCTGAAGAAATCGGAGAAATCCGCGTCGCCAAAGGGGTTTTCGCCCCCGCTGAAGCCGCCGTAGCCCCCCGCACCGGGCTGCCCCCCATACTGGGACCAGTCAAATCCGGCGCTGCCCCGGCCGGCGCCCCCGGTCTGCTGATAGCGCTGCCAGTCGGCCCCTAGCTGGTCGTATTTTTTGCGCTTCTCCTCGTCGCTGAGCACCTCATTGGCCTCATTCACTTCCTTGAACTTGCGCTCGGACTCCGGGTCGTTCGGGTTCACATCGGGGTGATACTTGCGGGCCAGCTTGCGGTATTGCTTCCGGATCTGGTCTTTGGTAGCCGACTTATCGAGCTCGAGAATCTTGTAGTAGTCTTTGTAATCCACGGGGTGCAACGCTGGGCGTGAGAAAGCGGACAAAAGGTAGCACTAGGGCCGCTACCCTGCTTGAGGGTACGCAAAACAATAGCGGGTGGCCGGGGTCAAAAACGAATCTGCCAAAAGAGAAGTTGTGAAGGCGGGGCTGCCAGTACTTTCTGGCCTGTAATTTGTACTTTGTAGACCCATTCCCCACCCTTTGTTTATTCTTTTTTCTATGAAGCGCTTTACTTATCTCACGTTAGCTCTGGCTCTATTTGGCCTCACGGCTCAGGCTCAAAGCAAAAAGCTACCCCCGCGCCGCCCGGTGGCGCCCAAGTCCCGCACGGCACCCACCTCTGTTTCTCTGAAAGAGGGCTATACGATAAAAGATGGTAAGTTTCTGGTAACCCGCAGCGGCCACACCGACCCCGTTCTGCAGGACGAAACCCTGCTGAACGGCACCCGGGTGAAAGCCGACGGCACCGTAGTACTGCGCGACAGCACCACCGTGCAAATGAAGGAAGGCGACTTTATGTCCCTCACCGGCCGTGTAACCACCAAGGAAATGCGGATGGAGCAGGATAGCCTCTCCAAGGCCGCATTTCAGGACACGCAGAAATCCAAGATGAAGCTGAAGACCAAAAAAGGGCGTCGCAGCTAATCAGCAGTTCCTTTCTTTACCTGATTTTATAAGGGGCAATCCGGCGCTGGCGGGGTTGCCCCTTACCTGTTGGGGCCGGTTTGGGTGTAGTCCTGCAGAATGGCCAGGGCCTCGGCATCATCCGGGGCTTCCACTACTTCATCTATCACAAACTGCACTTCGGCTTCGGTCCAGGTCTGGGCCTCGGCCGCTTTTACAAAGGCACCCAGCGCGGTATAGCGGCTGGTATAGTTGGCTATGGGCCACTGCACTTTCTTTTTAATGCGCATAAGAGGAAGTTGCTATAGAAGTTGTTACCGGGCTTTTTTCACCACTTTCAGCTGTACCGGCGCTACCCCGGCTTTATCTACCCCAATCTTGTGGGCTGCCTTGCGGGAAAGATCAATGATGCGGCCTTTCACATGCGGGCCCCGGTCGGTGATGGTGACTTTCACGGAGCGGTGATTCCGCGGGTTGGTTACGCGCACCACCGTGCCAAAGGGCAGGGTATTGTGCGCGGCCGTGCGCTGCCCCGGCCGATAGATTGAGCCGCTGGCCGTTTTGCGGCCGTTGAATTTATCGGCGTAGTAAGAGGCCTGGCCGGTTTGGGTAAAGGCTTTGCCGCCGGCGCAGCCCGTCAGGAAAGCCACGGCCAGCAGAAGAAAAGAAAGGAAGCGCATTCCGGAAAAATAGCAAAAACTAACGGGGAAGGGGTGCGGCTGCGGGGCGTGAACCCGCCAGACGCAGGGCCAGCAGATTGTTGTAGTTGCCCTGCAGCACATTAAAGTCCACGGTACCCCGGATGCCGGGCACGTAGGATTCGTCGCTGTGCTGCCAGATAATCCACTTCTCCCGGGCCAGGGCCGGCTGAGCCACCTCATAGTGCGCCAGCCACAGCGGGTACTTGTCAAAATGCCCGGCCAGATAGCGGCGGTAGAAGCTGTAGTTGGAATACAGGATGGGGCGGGCACCGTAGTGGCGCTCTACCAGCCGCAGCCAGGTGGCAATGTTGCGGCGCATTACGGCTACATCATGAAAATCAGGGGCTTCTACGTCCAGCACCGGGGGCAGGTCGCCGGGCTGCAGGGGTACCGTGCGCACAAACAGGTTGGCCTGCTGGGCGCCATCGTAGTTGGGCTGGAAGTAGTGGTAGGCCCCGCGGAATACCCCGGCCTTGCGGGCCTCGCGCCAGTTGCGCGGGAAGCGCGGGTCGCGCAGGGTTACGCCCTCCGTTGCTTTAATAAAGGCAAACCGGACGTTGTTGGCGGCCACGCGGGGCCAGTCGATGTGACCCTGATACGCCGATACATCAATGCCGTGCACGGAGTAGCCATCCAGCAGGGGTGTGCGCTCTGAGCCCGTCAGGTGCGGATGAACCAGCGTAGCATAAAGGCGGCGCGCATAGCGGTTTACCTGGCGGCGGTACTGGCTATAAATTCCGCCGGCCAGCACCAGCAGGAGCAGCCCTACCAACCACCAGCGGCGGGCAGGGCCGGCACGGTGGCGGGCAACGGGAGTACGGCGGCGGGAACGACTCATAGGCGGGGCATGGCAAAAGTAACGCACGCCGGCCGGTTCTGGTACCTGCGGCCCGGTCCCTGCCTGCCGGAAAGCCGCCAGAGTTTTTGCAACTTCGCCGCAAAGTATGCTTGTATGTCTGTTTCTGATGACGCCCGGGACGAGTCCGGGCACCTGATCCGCGAGCTGCACGGCGTAAAGCTGGCGCAGATAATGGAGTACCTGGTGGCCCACTATGGCTGGCCGGAGCTGGATAGCCGCATCCGGGTAAACTGCTTTGCCGTGAACCCCAGCATTAAATCCAGCCTTACCTTTCTGCGGCGCACCCCCTGGGCCCGCGCTAAGGTAGAGGAGCTTTACATTCAGGCCCGTACGGCCGAGGTGCTGGGAAAACCAAAGCCTTAAGCCAAATTTCAGCCCTAACCCGGAACAACTATGGCCGATGCCTCCCAGAAATCCAGCCCGCAGGCCTTACTCCTCGGGGCCGGCTTGTTTGTGGTGTTTGAGCTGGTGGCTTTCTACCTGCTCCAGCTGCTTACCTCCGGGCTGGGCATGAGCAACCAGTTGCAGCCGGAGAATACCATTGTCAGCAACTGGGTGAAAACGGTGGTGTTTCTGCTGCTGCACCTCACGCTGGTGGTAGTGGCGGTGCTGGTGCTCAGCAACTGGCTGCCGCGCCGGTACCGCGGGCAGCTGATGGGCTGGTTTTACCTTTCCCTGCTGATGGGCTTTGTGCTGCTGTGGCCGCTGTTCAGCTAGCGCCGGCAACCACTGTTCCGCATAAAAAAGAGCCACTGCCGGGGGCAGTGGCTCCGTAAAACCAAAGGGGAAGAAGAAAATTAGCGCTGCCGAATGTCGATTTCGCGGGGCTTGCCAGTGACATCCTTGTAGGGAATGCGCACCTGCAGCTCGTTGTTCTCGTGCACGGCATCAATGCGGGTCAGGTCCAGCGTATCGGGCAGCTCCAGGGACTGGGCAAACAGCGGAGCGCTGAGCTTGTCTTCCGGCTGATGCCGGAAGTCGCAAAATACCGTGAGGCGGTTGTGGTGCAGCACCACGTGGAAGTTTTCGGGCTGCACGGAAGGCGCCGCAACGTGAATAACGACGCCCTTCTCGCGCTTATCTACCCGCAACGTGCCCTGTGCCGTGCCACCACCCAAGGTGTTGAGCAAATCCAGCTGGGGGGCCAGGTTGTGAATAAATTCTTTGCTGATGAGCTTCATGAGGAAATTAGTAAGGTTACTGCAGGTTATTCAAACCCCGTACCAATCTGTAACCCGCTATAAATAAGCCATAATGGCGCAGTGAAAGAGCGCCAGGAGCCTGCATTCGGCCATATTGTCTGCAAATGAGCCACAAAAAAGCAGGCATTCCGCGCCCGGAATGCCTGCTTTTTTGGTTGGTTTATGGTATGGCTACTCTACTTAAGAGCCAACGCCGGAGCCTTGTCTGGAGGTGCCGGGCGCATTTTGCTGGCTGCCGCCGCGCTGGCCCGTAGAAGCTTCCTGCACGGGCACTTCCGTGGCATTGCGGCCCACCCGCTCCGACATTTTTCCGCTGGTGCTGCCTTTGCCAACATTGCCGTCGCCTCCGCCTGCCTGGCCGCCCTGCTTACCCCGCACCTCAATCTGGTGGCGCATGGTTTTCTGGGTGTCTTTGGGAACATGCACGTGCAAAACCCCATCTTCAAAGGTGGCCTCTATCTTATTGGCGTCCACCGTGTCGGGCATATCGAAGGCGCGGTAGAAGGAGCCGTAGGAGTTTTCCACCAGATGGTACTGCCGCTCATTCCGCTCGTTGTGGAACTGCCGCTCGCCGGAAATAGCCAGGCGGCCCTGCTGAAAATCCACCTTTATTTCGTCGCGCTTCAGGCCGGGCAGGGACGCTTCTATTTCGAAACCCTGCTCGGTTTCAAATGCATCAACCTGAGGCGAAAAACTGGCTACTCTGCCCTGCGAGGCCAATGAGTCATTGAAGAAGCGGTCTAGCATGGAGGAGAAGCTGGAGGGCGCTCCGGGAAAGGAGCTCTGATACTTTTGAATAGCCATGGCGTAGAGTGGTTAAAACGGGTGAAATGATTAGATATATAACTAATTAAATATACGCTATAATTATATGCCTTTGTTCCAACAATGGCTATATAACTTTGTCCTTTGCAAGCTTTCCGCATCTCATCAACTTTACATAATGACTGGGCCATATAGCTCAGGCAATAGGAATTCCCTGCTCCGCCTTCCTACCTTTAGCATCCTATTCTCTATCCTATGCACGTTTCCGACTTTCTCCACGTGGTTTATCGTGCCGACCTGGATATTCTCTTTGGCCGATGGATGCGGTTAGTCTCCGGAGCGGAAATGTATGCGGGCTATGCTTATCTGCTGGACCAGGCCGCTGAGCATAAGTGCCGGCACTGGCTGCTGGATGCCCGGCGCCGCATCAATACCGATAAAGAAGGCGCGCAATGGATGGTAACTACCTTTCTGCCCGGCGCCGTAGCGCGCCTGGGTGGTAGCCTGCAGCTGGCGTATCTGCTGGGGCCGGTGATGCTGCGCAATCAGGAGGCCGATGCCGCCTTTCCGCCGGCTTCCTTTTTTGTGGGCAAAGCCTTTGGTGCTGAACGCTTTATTGAGGAAGGTGAGGCCATTGCCTGGCTGCAAGGCCAGAGTGTTTCCATGGTCTGAGTATCCGTAGTATCTATTCTACTCCCATGTCTGCTAAACGCAACGCAGCCTTAGGCTTCATTTTCGTCACCATTCTGGTAGATGTCATCGGGCTGGGCATCATAATTCCCGTCATGCCCCGGCTGATTGAGCAGCTCACGGGCGGCGGGTTGAGCGAGGCTTCGCAGTACGGCGGCTGGCTCACGTTTTCCTACGCCATCATGCAGTTTGTGTGCTCCCCCGTGCTGGGCGGGCTTAGTGACCGGTTTGGCCGGCGCCCCATCCTGCTGTTCTCGCTCCTGGGCCTGGGTATCGACTACATATTTCTGGCGCTGGCCCCTACTATCGGGTGGCTGTTTGTGGGGCGCCTGATTGCCGGCGTAGCCGGGGCCAGCTTCACTACCGCCACCGCTTACATTGCCGATATCAGCACCCCGGAAAAGCGGGCGCAGAATTTTGGAATGGTGGGCGCGGCCTTTGGGCTGGGTTTCATCATTGGGCCCACACTGGGCGGTATTTTCAGCCATTGGGGCCCCCGGGTGCCGTTTATGGTGGCGGCCGGTCTGAGCCTGGTTAACTTTCTGTATGGCTATCTG carries:
- a CDS encoding ZIP family metal transporter — translated: MWLAIAVLFGSVLGAGWLTRLIPTAHTTWLKPLLAFSGAYLFTLTVTHLLPEALQLSPNSHRVGYFVLAGFFGQLLLEVFSQGVEHGHIHHHTGHGGRVPFLLLFALVLHSFMEGSILVRTPEAGDIARNFYTVVAGVALHHIPAAIALMAALMLRLGSFTKALPYLLLFALASPAGVLVSNYVALDALLHNGWYAALLGLVAGNFLHVSTTILFETSPEHRLNMPKLTATVLGAGLALLVS
- a CDS encoding chaperone modulator CbpM, whose product is METHIITITYRECAAVYGLSETDLREFTEFGLVQRAEAPDAILAEPDHLARLARLQHDLGLSPEGVDIVLAMRQRLLSLQAELQRQQARAAQLERLLGGSAPTFDIE
- a CDS encoding DnaJ C-terminal domain-containing protein codes for the protein MSAFSRPALHPVDYKDYYKILELDKSATKDQIRKQYRKLARKYHPDVNPNDPESERKFKEVNEANEVLSDEEKRKKYDQLGADWQRYQQTGGAGRGSAGFDWSQYGGQPGAGGYGGFSGGENPFGDADFSDFFSSIFGGMGGGGGRSGGARAGAGQDYQAELELTLEEAYRGGPRTLTVNGKNLRITIQPGVEDGQTIRLRDQGGPGRHGGPNGSLYITFRIKLDPRYTRTGHDLTMEVPVSIYKALLGGEQVVETLSGPVKINIKPETQNGTRLRLRGKGFPVYRQAGQFGDLYLRLTLTLPKHLSDKEKELFQQLAELRKE
- a CDS encoding DUF6799 domain-containing protein, with the translated sequence MKRFTYLTLALALFGLTAQAQSKKLPPRRPVAPKSRTAPTSVSLKEGYTIKDGKFLVTRSGHTDPVLQDETLLNGTRVKADGTVVLRDSTTVQMKEGDFMSLTGRVTTKEMRMEQDSLSKAAFQDTQKSKMKLKTKKGRRS
- a CDS encoding septal ring lytic transglycosylase RlpA family protein encodes the protein MRFLSFLLLAVAFLTGCAGGKAFTQTGQASYYADKFNGRKTASGSIYRPGQRTAAHNTLPFGTVVRVTNPRNHRSVKVTITDRGPHVKGRIIDLSRKAAHKIGVDKAGVAPVQLKVVKKAR
- a CDS encoding glycoside hydrolase family 25 protein; amino-acid sequence: MSRSRRRTPVARHRAGPARRWWLVGLLLLVLAGGIYSQYRRQVNRYARRLYATLVHPHLTGSERTPLLDGYSVHGIDVSAYQGHIDWPRVAANNVRFAFIKATEGVTLRDPRFPRNWREARKAGVFRGAYHYFQPNYDGAQQANLFVRTVPLQPGDLPPVLDVEAPDFHDVAVMRRNIATWLRLVERHYGARPILYSNYSFYRRYLAGHFDKYPLWLAHYEVAQPALAREKWIIWQHSDESYVPGIRGTVDFNVLQGNYNNLLALRLAGSRPAAAPLPR
- a CDS encoding VF530 family DNA-binding protein, with translation MSVSDDARDESGHLIRELHGVKLAQIMEYLVAHYGWPELDSRIRVNCFAVNPSIKSSLTFLRRTPWARAKVEELYIQARTAEVLGKPKP
- a CDS encoding Hsp20/alpha crystallin family protein, translated to MKLISKEFIHNLAPQLDLLNTLGGGTAQGTLRVDKREKGVVIHVAAPSVQPENFHVVLHHNRLTVFCDFRHQPEDKLSAPLFAQSLELPDTLDLTRIDAVHENNELQVRIPYKDVTGKPREIDIRQR
- a CDS encoding Hsp20/alpha crystallin family protein, with amino-acid sequence MLDRFFNDSLASQGRVASFSPQVDAFETEQGFEIEASLPGLKRDEIKVDFQQGRLAISGERQFHNERNERQYHLVENSYGSFYRAFDMPDTVDANKIEATFEDGVLHVHVPKDTQKTMRHQIEVRGKQGGQAGGGDGNVGKGSTSGKMSERVGRNATEVPVQEASTGQRGGSQQNAPGTSRQGSGVGS